A stretch of DNA from Rathayibacter sp. VKM Ac-2762:
GATGGCCGAGCTCGAGGAGGGGTTCAGCAGCATCGTGATCGACGCCCGGCCGGGCGAGGACTTCACTCCGAGCCGCGCGCCTCTGCTCGCGGAGTGGCGATCGCTGCCGCTCCGGGCGCCGGGGATGCGGGCGCCCCTGCTCGCGGCCGCCGGACTCGTGCTCGCCGGGTACGCGGTGACGATCGGGCTGCCGCTGCTCACGCAGAGCATCGTCGACGCCTTCACCGGAGGCGCGGCGCCGGACATCGGGGGCGTGGTGCTGCTCGTGCTCGTCGCCGCGGTGCTGTTCTACGTCATCACGCTCCTGCGCAGCGTCGTGCTCGCGCGCCTCGTCCGAGCCCTCGGGCAGCACCTCATGGAGAAGGTGTTCGACCGGATGATGAGCCTGCCGTTCCCGTACTTCTCGACGAGGCCGGCCGGTGAGCTCCTCTACCGCCTGTCGAGCGTCAACACCGTCCGCGACCTGCTCTCGACCCGCGTCGTGCAGGTGGTGGTGGACGCGGGCACGCTCCTGTCCCTCTCCGTGTACCTCGCGATCGTCTCGCCCGCCGTGCTGCTCGCCGCGCTCGGTGTCCTCGCCCTCGTGGTGGTGCTGCTCGCCCTGACCGCCTCTCGCATCCGCACCCGCCTGGACACGGAGATCGCCTACGCGGCGTCGAGTCAGATCGTGCAGCTCGACGCGATCGCGTCCATCGAGTCGATCAAGATGGCGGGGAGCGCGCGGTCCGTGGTCGAGCGCTGGTCGACCGACTACCGCCGCTCGATGGCGGCTCTCGAAGGGCGGATGCGCCTCCAGCTCGGAGCGGTCGGAGGGGTGGTCGCCTGCGTCCAGCTCTTCGCGCCCCTCCTGCTGCTCACCGTCTCGCTCTGGCAGGCGAGCCGCGGCGAGATGACGACCGGCCAGGCGATCGCCGTCCAGAGCGTCGGCGGGGTGCTGTTCGCCTCGCTCTCCTCGCTCTTCGGCGCCTACAACGAGTTCGTCCAGACCTCGCGAGCGGTCGCCAGGATCGGGGACATCACCGAGACCGCGCCCGAGACGAGCGGCGGTACTCGCACTCGACTGGACGACGCCTCGCTCGAGCTGCACGACGTCGGCTTCCGCTACTCCGTCTCGGCCCCCGACTCGCTCTCGGGCCTCTCTCTGCACCTGCCCGCCGGTTCGACGACCGCGGTGGTCGGAGCATCGGGGGCGGGGAAGAGCACATTGGCCGCCGTGCTGTGCACCCTCTACAGTCCGACGACCGGTCGGATGCTGGTCGGCGGAGTGCCGTCGACCGAGTACGACACGGACTTCCTGCGCTCCCGCATCGGCTACGTGCCGCAGACCAGCACCCTGCACAACGGGACTCTGCTCGACAATCTCGCCATGGGCTCCGCCATGGACCCCGCCGAGATCGAGCGCCGCTGCCGCGCGATGGGCTTCCTCGACTTCATCGACGAGATGCCGATGGGGTACCGCACGATCGTCTCCAGCCTCGGAGGGAACCTCTCGGGCGGGCAGCGCCAGCGCGTCGCCATCGCCCGCACCCTGCTCCGCGACCCCGAGATCCTGGTGATGGACGAGGCGACGAGCGCCCTCGACGGAGTCAACGAGCGGCTCGTGGACGAGTACGTCCGGGATCTGGGCTGCACCAGGATCCTCTTCGCGCACCGGCTCTCGACCATCCGCGACGCCCAGCAGGTCGTGGTCCTCGCGGGCGGCCGCATCGCGCAGGTCGGCCCCCACGACGAGCTCGCGGCGATCGACGGCCCGTACCGCACGCTGTATCCGCCTCTGGACGGCGGCGCATCCGACGGGGCCGCCCCTGACCCGGCGCGGGCGGCGGCCGCGCCGATGCGCTGACTCTCCCCACCGGCACCACACCTGAAAGGCGACACCGACGTGATCTCGATCGATTCCCTCACGAAGCGCTACCGCGGCACGACCGCCGTCTCCGAGCTCTCGTTCTCGGCGCGACCCGGCGCGGTCACCGCACTCCTCGGACCCAACGGCGCCGGCAAGTCGACGACCCTCCGCATCCTGCTCGGGCTCGAGCAGCCCGACGGCGGGACCGCCACGTTCGACGGCGTCCCCTACCGGTCGATGCGCGAGCCGATGCGCAGCGTGGGCGCGCTGCTGGATGCGGGCTGGGTGCATCCGCTGAGGACGGTCTCCGCGCACCTGCGCTGGATGGCGCAGTCGAACGGCATCCCGCGCGAGCGCATCGGCGAGGTCCTCGAGATCGTCGGCCTCCAGAGCGTCGCCGGTCGCCGCTGCGGCAAGCTCTCGCTCGGGATGCGCCAGCGGGTCGGCCTCGCCGGAGCGCTGCTGGGCGACCCCGACCACCTCATCCTCGACGAGCCGGCGAACGGTCTCGATCCCGAGGGCGTCCAGTGGATCCGCGCCTTCATGCGGCGATTCGCGGACAGCGGGCGCGTGGTGCTGATGTCCAGCCACATGCTGGGCGAAGTGGAGCAGAGCTGCGACGAGGTCGTCGTGATCGCCCGGGGCTCCGCCCGGTACACGGGCGGCATCGAGCAGTTCACCGCCCGCGGCGGGTCGGGGAGGGTCCGGGTCCGCGCGGCGGAGCCCGAGCGCCTCGCGGCCGTCCTCGCCGAGAGCGGGGTGGTCTGCTCCGACGTCGTCGCAGGTGCGCGTGGGCCGGAGTTCACAGTGGAGGACAGCGACGAGCAGACGGTCGCCGAGGCGGCTGCGGCTGCCGGACTCCTCGTCTTCGAGATCAGCGCCGAGCGGTCGTCCGTCGAGGAGGCCTTCTTCCGCGAGGTCGGTGACGGAGCCGAGTTCCGGGGAAGGCTCTAGCGCCGTGCAGCTGCTCCGCTCAGCGCGCTCCGCGGGCACCCGCCTCGTGTCCACCTCCGACGTGCAGGTGACCGCGCTCGTCGCGGTGCTCATCCCGGCGGCCGCTCTCCTCGCCTCCCGGACCCTCGAGGTCGACGGCCCCTACCTGTCCAGCCGGGCGACTCTGCTGCTCGTCTCGCTCGGCGTGCCCCTGGCTGCCGCCGCCGTCGCGGGCAGCCGTGCCCTCGAGCATCGGCTGGGCGTCGAGAACGCCGTCGTCCTCGCCGTCCCCTCGGCTCGCGCGCGGACCGGCGGCGCCCTGCTCGCGGTCGCCGTGCTCGGGTTCGCCTGGGGTGCCGCGGCCCATCTGATCGTCGTCGGCGCCGAGTCGGCCCTGTCGATCGGGGCGCCGGTGACGGTCCTGCTGCTGCAGAGCCTCCGTGCCGGGCTCGTCGTCGCGGTGCTCGTCGTCGCCGCGCGGTCTCTGGGCGACCTGCTCCGCAACACCGCCGCCGTCTGGACCCTCGTCCTCGCCTGGTCGGCGGTCGGCGAACGGCTCGTCGGGAGCATCCCGGGTCTCGGGCCGATCGCCGGTCCGTTCCTGCCCGTCCGCAACGCCGACTACTTCGTGACGGGTAGCGCCTACGGGGCCGACTACCCCTGGTCGGCTCCCTGGGCGCTGCTCGTGCCCCTCGCCTGGGCGGCCGCCCTCTGCGCTGCGGCGCTCACCGTCTCGGCGCTCGTCCCCGTGCTGTCCTCCCGGAAGGAGAACCACTGATGTCCACTGCCCTGAGCGAGTCGCGCCTGCCGCGATCCACGATGTTCGCCCGGTCCGTCCGTGCCGAGGTGTCGAAGGAGTGGTCGACCGGGTTCCAGGCCGGGGGTGCCGTCCTCGTCAGCCTGGTGACGCTCGGGGTCGCGCTCGGGATCGGCTCGGTGAGCCGCACGGCCGACGCGCGGTGGAACAGCGGACAGGGCATCCTCCAGCCCCAGTTCGCCCTGGTCGGGCTGCTGACCGTCGGGGTCGTGCTCCTCCTCCTGGCAGCGGCCTGGTCGGTGCTCGGGGAGCGAGTCCCCCGGACGGCCGGGCTGAGCGCGATCGCCGTGCCGTCACGGAGCGTGCTCGTGCTCTCGAAGACGACCGTCGCCGCGGTCGGGACGCTCGTACTCACGGCCGTCCTCGTCCCGCTCGCGCTGATCGTCACGGCGTCCGCCGCGGCCGGCGCGATCGCCTGGCCGTCCGAGCTGCTGGAGGCGGGTGGAGCGCGCTTCTGGCTGGTCCTGCCGTTCGTGCTCGCCGCGTACGCCGCGATGGCCGTCGCTGTGGCGGCACTGCTCGACTCGGTGCCCCTGACGATCGGCGTCCTGCTCGTCTGGTACCTCCTCGTCGAGGACTGGCTCGGACGGGTGCCCGCCCTCGAAGCGGCGGCGTCGCTCCTCCCGGTCTCGGCCGGGCTCAGTCTGGCGGGAGCGCAGGGTGACGCGGCCGCTCTCCCGGGCGGCGTGGCGGGCGGCGTCGCGGCCCTCGTCGGCGCGACAGTGCTCCTGGTCGCGCTGGCGTGCTTCCGGGTCGAGAGGCGCGACGTCCGCTCCTGACGGCGGCACGGAGCCGGCTCGAGGCGCGGGCGTCGCCTCCGTCTCAGTCGGGGGCCGGCACCGCGTACAGCGAGATGCACCGCGCGGACTCGGGGCCGTAGGGCGCCCCGATCCAGTCCGCCGTGCGCCCCGCGAGGCGGAACCCGGCTGCGAGCGCGATCGCGTCCATCTCGTTCGGGTACATGTAGCGCAGCACCTGGGTCCAGCTGATGGGGTCGCCCCTCCCGATCACCGTGTTCTCGGCGACAAGGAGCTGGCGCACGGGCTCGACCGTGTACTGCTCGATCAGGACGGTGCCCGGGTCGAGGTGGCGCAGCGAGGAGGACGGGCTGGTCCTCGAGTGGTAGTGGATCGGATTGAAGGTCTCCACGACGAAGACGCCGCCGGGCCGCAGCTCGCCGAAGGCGTTGGCGAAGACCGCCTGCTGCTCCTCGAGGCTCTTCGCGAAGAAGATCGTGTTG
This window harbors:
- a CDS encoding ATP-binding cassette domain-containing protein — protein: MISIDSLTKRYRGTTAVSELSFSARPGAVTALLGPNGAGKSTTLRILLGLEQPDGGTATFDGVPYRSMREPMRSVGALLDAGWVHPLRTVSAHLRWMAQSNGIPRERIGEVLEIVGLQSVAGRRCGKLSLGMRQRVGLAGALLGDPDHLILDEPANGLDPEGVQWIRAFMRRFADSGRVVLMSSHMLGEVEQSCDEVVVIARGSARYTGGIEQFTARGGSGRVRVRAAEPERLAAVLAESGVVCSDVVAGARGPEFTVEDSDEQTVAEAAAAAGLLVFEISAERSSVEEAFFREVGDGAEFRGRL
- a CDS encoding class I SAM-dependent methyltransferase, which codes for MSNDDYSGRITEIYGLLYPMPAEEHDALHSLLRRFAPGNRVMEYGIGEGRTALPLASAGFDVAGIDISAPMLRLLAGADSDGRIDARHGSFTEPGRTGDYDAVLLMINTIFFAKSLEEQQAVFANAFGELRPGGVFVVETFNPIHYHSRTSPSSSLRHLDPGTVLIEQYTVEPVRQLLVAENTVIGRGDPISWTQVLRYMYPNEMDAIALAAGFRLAGRTADWIGAPYGPESARCISLYAVPAPD
- a CDS encoding peptidase domain-containing ABC transporter gives rise to the protein MTARRRVPVVLQTSQTECGLSSCVAVLGAHGVDESLASARSRYEAGRDGLSAGDLVRMLADRGMESKVYRVASAEALRACASPVILFWEQYHYLVLERIVGDRAFLMDPAYGRRVVSMAELEEGFSSIVIDARPGEDFTPSRAPLLAEWRSLPLRAPGMRAPLLAAAGLVLAGYAVTIGLPLLTQSIVDAFTGGAAPDIGGVVLLVLVAAVLFYVITLLRSVVLARLVRALGQHLMEKVFDRMMSLPFPYFSTRPAGELLYRLSSVNTVRDLLSTRVVQVVVDAGTLLSLSVYLAIVSPAVLLAALGVLALVVVLLALTASRIRTRLDTEIAYAASSQIVQLDAIASIESIKMAGSARSVVERWSTDYRRSMAALEGRMRLQLGAVGGVVACVQLFAPLLLLTVSLWQASRGEMTTGQAIAVQSVGGVLFASLSSLFGAYNEFVQTSRAVARIGDITETAPETSGGTRTRLDDASLELHDVGFRYSVSAPDSLSGLSLHLPAGSTTAVVGASGAGKSTLAAVLCTLYSPTTGRMLVGGVPSTEYDTDFLRSRIGYVPQTSTLHNGTLLDNLAMGSAMDPAEIERRCRAMGFLDFIDEMPMGYRTIVSSLGGNLSGGQRQRVAIARTLLRDPEILVMDEATSALDGVNERLVDEYVRDLGCTRILFAHRLSTIRDAQQVVVLAGGRIAQVGPHDELAAIDGPYRTLYPPLDGGASDGAAPDPARAAAAPMR